In Vigna angularis cultivar LongXiaoDou No.4 chromosome 8, ASM1680809v1, whole genome shotgun sequence, one DNA window encodes the following:
- the LOC108344545 gene encoding uncharacterized protein LOC108344545, with the protein MAFRTGNDAIWCRAFSLSLEDEALEWFNTLPPNSIENFAGLKQLFIKQFAASSTQDLTVFELMTLKQGKDEALRTFMDRYQKTVRRVKCLTPELALHYILPALKPGPFKDSVSRRAPKTMEELRERAADEIRVEEMKLSYKKENQEARGERTDGNKPGQSTGKTSGPRPRE; encoded by the coding sequence ATGGCGTTCCGAACGGGCAATGATGCCATTTGGTGCCGAGCGTTCTCGCTCTCATTGGAGGACGAAGCATTGGAATGGTTCAATACCCTCCCCCCTAATTCAATAGAAAACTTTGCTGGGTTAAAGCAGCTATTCATCAAACAATTCGCGGCCAGCAGTACCCAAGACTTGACCGTATTCGAGTTAATGACCCTCAAGCAGGGGAAGGATGAAGCGCTGCGGACGTTTATGGACAGGTATCAAAAGACCGTCCGGCGCGTGAAATGCCTGACGCCAGAGCTCGCCCTTCACTATATCCTACCGGCTCTAAAGCCGGGGCCGTTTAAGGATAGCGTTAGCAGGCGAGCGCCCAAAACAATGGAAGAGTTGAGGGAACGAGCGGCGGATGAGATAAGGGTGGAGGAGATGAAGCTCTCGTACAAGAAGGAGAATCAGGAGGCCAGGGGAGAAAGGACGGACGGCAACAAGCCTGGTCAGTCGACGGGGAAAACGTCCGGTCCTAGGCCTAGGGAGTAG